CGGTCACGAATCCGCGGAAGGGAACATGAGCACTACACTTTTCGACCGACCATCGGTAACCCGCCAAGCGCTGCACTCTTCGAGCGCCGTTTACACTTGGGACAGGGGCGAGGAACCATTCGCATTGCGGAGGCGGAATTGCAACGATTTCTCGAAAATCGTTACCGCTCGGGCCAACCTGTGCGTACACCACGCGCAGTCCCACGCCGATAATCTTTGCGACATCTCAAGCTTTAGCCTGGCATTCCCGGCGATGGCGTGATCGCCCGCCGAGCTTGCTCACGCAGGTGTTCAGGATTCTGGGATAGATGCTGGTAGACGCGGGCCAACGTGCTGGGATCCGAGTGCCCCATCAAGACGGCCACCGTCAAGGCATCCACGCCCCGTTCCAAGGCGTTCGTGGCCCAGGAATGCCGCAGGGCGTAAAGCGAATAACGGGGCGCCAGGGCGGCGGCCCGACGATACCGTAACTTGCGACGCGCCTCGGCGGCTAGTTCACGTTCGGACTTCTCAATCCGCTGGTTGCCTTCGCGCCGGGTCTTGCTCAATCGTGTGACCCGCTCAGCCAATTCCGTCTCATCCAGCCGCACCTTCTCGCGCCGAAAGGATTCCATCCCCATCCGGATGCGGAGCTGCTGGAAACGGCAATTCACCGCGCAGGTCGTCCAGGGGCGGCCTCGTGAATTCCGAAATAGCGTGCCGGCGGGATGCGCCGCCATCAGACGTCGCGTGATCACCAGGGCCCGCTCACTCAGATACACCACGCGCACCTTGCGTTTCATCTTGGCCTCGGACTTCTTGAACACCCAGCGGCCGTGCGTCAAGTCCACATGATTTGCCGTCACCTTCAGAATTTCTTGTGGGCGGCAGCCCGTGTCCCACGTCACCAGGAGCAGGTCGCGAAAGTCACCCGGTGGAACCAACTCCAGCAGTCGCTCAAACTCTGCTGGGCGAATCATGACTTCGCGGTTTTCAGCGGCCGGCAACGGCAGCTCCGCAATCGGATTTGCGTCGATGTAGCCCTGCTGCTTCGCCCACCTCAGGCAGCGTTTGACGGCCCGCAGATAGTTGCGCCGCGTGGTTTGGGAAATATCAAACGCATCCGCCCACTGCTGGACGTGCCAGGGACGCAATTCGTCCGGACGCAAGTTGGGCCAACGCTCGACGAAGCGCTGCAACCGGTAGCGATAGCCTTCATAGTTGGACGGGGCCCGGTGCTTTTGCACCCATTCCAGGAATTCATCGATGACGGCGACGAGCGACTGCGAGGCAACGTGGCAACGCTTCGGCTGCTGCATCAACTGATAGAAGCGTTGAAACGCATCTGACTTGTCCTCGCCAAGCCGATGACGAGCGCCTTCCAGCGTGACATACCAAGCTCGGCGCGCCTTCCAAAACCAAGGACGCGGACGACGTGACATGCGAAAACCCTCCGGCTCTTAAGGTGAAAGACACCACAGAGCAAGCCGAAGGGTTTGCGGAGGTCTCGCGACGGCTGACACCGTTCGCGAGGCCTTTTTTTGTTGTCCAAACGCTCGATTCTGTACCGATTCTGTACCCGACTAGCGGATCAGATGCGCGGCACTCGTCGTAAGTCCTTACGTAGCAAGTACACCCCACAGGGTTCGAACCTGTAACCTTCGGTTCCGTAGACCGATGCTCTATCCAATTGAGCTAGGGGTGCCTGTTTTCGTAACCCTCTACCATTTCCTGGGTTATTATTCCCGGTAGAGCGTCGCTTTGGCCTCTGTCACTTCTTTGCGGCACTAAATTCGGCGGGGGCCGCGCCGCAACGTGATCCAAGATTGTATCGGGAGTTAAACGCTGGGGGAAGGCGCCATGGGTAAGACGGGACGGAAGAAAGGCTCTCAGAACAAGGGCTACTTCTTCTGTTAGGGGAGAGGCTGGTTTGTGAAGGTCGGTTCGCGGTTCTTCGCATTGGTCGACGAGGATGGGGAGCCGACCAGCCACGCTGCACGCCGCCCTGCGAACGAGGCTCGCCACGGCCCGGCCGCGCAGACGAGAACGAAATCTCAAACTGCGGCAGCGCCAACTGCCACGAGAGTCGCCCGGAGAACGCAGCTAAGCGAACGGCCGAAGGGTCTCATTGAGGGTGAAACAAATCAGTTGCCGGAGAGATCTTGTTTCCGGTCCCCAAGCGAGCGGGCGGGCTGGAACGTTATACATCGGAAATGA
The nucleotide sequence above comes from Planctomycetia bacterium. Encoded proteins:
- a CDS encoding tyrosine-type recombinase/integrase, with protein sequence MSRRPRPWFWKARRAWYVTLEGARHRLGEDKSDAFQRFYQLMQQPKRCHVASQSLVAVIDEFLEWVQKHRAPSNYEGYRYRLQRFVERWPNLRPDELRPWHVQQWADAFDISQTTRRNYLRAVKRCLRWAKQQGYIDANPIAELPLPAAENREVMIRPAEFERLLELVPPGDFRDLLLVTWDTGCRPQEILKVTANHVDLTHGRWVFKKSEAKMKRKVRVVYLSERALVITRRLMAAHPAGTLFRNSRGRPWTTCAVNCRFQQLRIRMGMESFRREKVRLDETELAERVTRLSKTRREGNQRIEKSERELAAEARRKLRYRRAAALAPRYSLYALRHSWATNALERGVDALTVAVLMGHSDPSTLARVYQHLSQNPEHLREQARRAITPSPGMPG